One genomic window of Quercus lobata isolate SW786 chromosome 9, ValleyOak3.0 Primary Assembly, whole genome shotgun sequence includes the following:
- the LOC115961233 gene encoding uncharacterized protein LOC115961233, whose amino-acid sequence MENLEEAWMRLSLSEHEGEVFNFESQACRKEYTLAAKFFTKRALNIEAVARTLKPLWRTKQDFEIQDMGNHILLFVFENELDANRVLLGEPWSFDKYLVVLRRYEDDSSLQRLHFDTAKFWVQVHGLPVRRMVTETAENLCKSVGRVIHSNDSSEIECGDFMRIRVEVDVHRPLCRGRRVRFNPDREGWVSFRYERLPIFCHWCGVLNHDSKECDLWIQSKGELHRSMDHG is encoded by the coding sequence ATGGAGAATCTAGAGGAGGCATGGATGCGATTATCTTTGTCTGAACATGAAGGCGAGGTATTCAACTTTGAAAGCCAAGCATGTAGGAAAGAGTATACGTTGGCGGCTAAGTTTTTCACGAAGCGTGCCCTAAATATTGAAGCTGTTGCGCGTACTCTGAAGCCTTTATGGAGGACTAAACAAGACTTTGAGATTCAAGACATGGGCAAtcatattttgttgtttgtctTTGAGAACGAACTTGATGCCAACCGAGTTTTGCTGGGAGAACCTTGGAGCTTTGATAAGTATTTAGTTGTGCTGCGTAGGTATGAGGATGATAGCTCTCTCCAGAGGCTCCATTTTGATACGGCGAAGTTTTGGGTTCAGGTACATGGCTTACCGGTTCGACGTATGGTCACAGAGACGGCAGAGAATCTCTGTAAATCTGTGGGAAGGGTGATTCACTCCAATGATAGTTCTGAAATAGAATGCGGTGATTTTATGCGAATAAGGGTGGAGGTAGATGTTCACAGGCCATTGTGTAGAGGAAGAAGAGTTCGCTTCAATCCGGATAGGGAGGGTTGGGTGTCGTTTCGGTATGAACGGCTACCGATTTTTTGTCATTGGTGTGGGGTTTTGAACCATGACTCTAAGGAGTGCGATTTGTGGATTCAAAGTAAGGGTGagttacacaggagtatggatCATGGTTGA
- the LOC115962244 gene encoding trafficking protein particle complex subunit 1, which produces MQFFGGSEISPSPPAPTASGNNAHMMYVFNRNGVCLLYREWNRPLHTLNAQQDHKLMFGLLFSLKSLTAKMDPTNAERGNLGVPQLPGQGCSFHSFRTNTYKLSFMESPSGIKIILVTHPRTGDLRESLKYIYNLYVDYVAKNPLYTPGTPIRCELFNTNLDQYVRSIA; this is translated from the exons ATGCAATTCTTTGGGGGTTCAGAGATCAGTCCATCGCCGCCAGCACCGACGGCATCTGGGAACAATGCGCACATGATGTATGTGTTCAATAGGAATGGGGTGTGCTTGCTTTACAGAGAGTGGAATCGACCACTTCACACCCTCAATGCACAGCAAGATCACAAGCTCATGTTTGGTTTGCTTTTTTCGCTCAAATCCTTAACTGCCAAGATGGATCCAACTAA TGCAGAGAGAGGAAACCTTGGGGTGCCTCAATTACCCGGCCAAGGTTGCTCATTTCACAGCTTTCGTACTAACACATACAAACTTAGTTTCATGGAAAGTCCTTCTGGGATAAAG ATTATTTTGGTTACTCATCCTAGGACAGGTGATTTGCGGGAATCCCTGAAGTACATTTACAACTTGTATGTTGATTATGTTGCCAAAAACCCATTGTATACTCCAGGAACTCCAATCAG GTGTGAACTATTCAATACAAATCTTGACCAATACGTACGGAGCATTGCTTAG
- the LOC115961232 gene encoding uncharacterized protein LOC115961232 — MDLWRFRAQSTFQNFGELMASVIKNDKSPELFAMFVWSIWTQRNQLRTQQPCCSTSHLAQSANDRFLEFKAVQPATLPSQRQQQVTWSPPAPNAFKINYDGAIFADTNRSGIGVVIRNGDGLVIASLVQPLNQAFKAVEIEALAASRALELAADIGLDNVILEGDSKVVTQALETEDVGWAVYGLLIRDACTLARNFSEVSYSHTKREGNKVAHGLAKLAANLADCVIWMEEVSPSISFFVQADLAPHFQ; from the coding sequence ATGGACTTGTGGAGGTTTCGGGCTCAGTCTACCTTTCAAAACTTTGGTGAGTTAATGGCTTCGgttattaaaaatgataaatctcCTGAGCTATTTGCTATGTTTGTTTGGTCCATTTGGACACAACGGAACCAACTAAGGACCCAGCAACCTTGTTGTTCCACATCCCATTTGGCTCAATCTGCCAATGATAGGTTCCTGGAGTTCAAGGCAGTCCAACCAGCAACTCTTCCTAGTCAGAGACAACAGCAAGTTACTTGGTCTCCCCCTGCACCTAATGCCTTCAAGATTAACTATGATGGAGCAATCTTTGCCGATACTAACAGATCAGGTATTGGTGTAGTTATTCGTAATGGTGACGGTCTTGTGATTGCTTCGTTGGTGCAACCGCTGAACCAAGCTTTCAAAGCAGTGGAGATTGAAGCGCTGGCTGCATCTCGTGCTCTTGAGTTGGCTGCTGACATTGGCCTTGACAATGTAATCTTGGAAGGGGATTCTAAAGTGGTGACACAAGCACTGGAAACAGAGGATGTGGGCTGGGCTGTTTATGGTTTGCTGATTAGAGATGCTTGTACCTTAGCTAGGAATTTTTCAGAAGTGTCTTACTCTCATACAAAGAGAGAGGGCAACAAAGTTGCGCACGGTTTGGCTAAGTTAGCTGCAAATTTAGCAGATTGTGTAATTTGGATGGAAGAAGTTTCAccatctatttcattttttgtacAGGCTGATTTGGCCCCCCATTTCCAGTGA
- the LOC115960434 gene encoding UDP-glycosyltransferase 88A1-like codes for MEAIVLYPTPAIGHLISMVELGKLILTHHPSLTIHILIAPAPYNAGSTAPYIASVSSTTPSITFHNLPSVTLPPTTSPHHETLTFELIRLNNPNVHQSLLSISKTHNVKALIMDYFCSYALSVASNLNLPGYFFFTSGAAALNYFLYHPTIHKNTTKSLKDLNTLLIVPGVSPIPSSDMPKPLLDRNDKAYGFFLDSSIAMAKSAGIITNTFESLEPKAIQALSEGLCVPDGPTPPVYCIGPLIAKNNERSGTQNEGEAVPECLSWLDSQPSQSVVFLCFGSLGLFSIEQLKEIALGLEKSHQRFLWVVRNPPSEKHGLAVSAQPDPDLDSLLPEGFLDRTKERGLVVKSWAPQLAVLNHGSVGGFVTHCGWNSVLEAVCAGVPMVAWPLYAEQRFNRVVLVEDVKIALSMKESEDGFVSATEVEKRVRELMDSESGNWIRERTLAMKDGAKAALSEGGSSRVALTKLVESWK; via the coding sequence ATGGAAGCGATAGTTCTGTACCCAACACCAGCCATAGGCCACTTGATTTCCATGGTAGAGCTAGGCAAACTAATACTCACACACCACCCTTCACTCACCATTCACATACTCATCGCCCCTGCACCTTACAACGCTGGTTCCACAGCTCCATACATAGCCTCTGTCTCTTCCACCACTCCTTCCATCACTTTTCACAATCTGCCCAGTGTTACTCTCCCTCCCACCACTTCTCCTCACCATGAAACTCTCACCTTTGAACTCATTCGCCTCAACAATCCCAATGTCCACCAATCTCTCCTATCTATCTCCAAAACCCACAACGTCAAAGCTCTCATCATGGACTACTTTTGCTCCTATGCTCTCTCTGTTGCTTCCAATCTCAACCTCCCTGgctatttctttttcacttcaGGCGCTGCTGCtctaaattattttctataccACCCCACCATTCACAAAAACACCACAAAAAGTTTGAAAGACCTTAACACCCTCCTTATCGTTCCTGGAGTATCCCCAATACCATCTTCAGATATGCCAAAACCATTACTTGACCGTAACGATAAGGCCTACGGGTTCTTTTTAGACAGCTCAATCGCCATGGCTAAGTCTGCAGGAATAATTACCAACACCTTTGAATCATTGGAACCAAAAGCTATTCAAGCACTATCAGAGGGGCTATGCGTACCAGACGGTCCAACCCCACCTGTTTACTGCATAGGACCATTGATAGCAAAAAACAACGAAAGAAGTGGGACTCAAAATGAAGGTGAAGCCGTGCCCGAGTGTTTGTCCTGGCTTGACTCGCAACCGAGTCAAAGTGTtgtgtttttatgctttggaaGCTTGGGTTTGTTCTCTATAGAACAACTAAAGGAGATAGCTTTAGGATTGGAAAAGAGTCACCAAAGGTTCTTATGGGTGGTAAGAAATCCACCGAGTGAGAAACATGGCTTGGCTGTGTCAGCTCAACCTGACCCAGATTTAGATTCTTTGCTTCCAGAAGGTTTTTTGGACCGTACCAAAGAGAGAGGGTTAGTAGTGAAGTCATGGGCACCACAACTGGCTGTGTTGAATCACGGCTCGGTGGGTGGGTTTGTGACTCATTGTGGGTGGAACTCGGTGTTGGAAGCTGTGTGTGCGGGCGTGCCAATGGTGGCGTGGCCTCTTTACGCAGAGCAAAGGTTCAACAGGGTGGTGTTGGTGGAAGATGTGAAGATTGCTTTGTCGATGAAGGAGTCAGAGGATGGGTTTGTGAGTGCAACAGAGGTGGAGAAGCGAGTTAGAGAGTTGATGGACTCGGAAAGTGGTAACTGGATAAGGGAACGAACACTTGCCATGAAAGATGGAGCTAAGGCAGCACTGAGTGAGGGCGGGTCATCTCGTGTGGCACTGACCAAACTCGTTGAGTCGTGGAAGTGA